ATCGTAATGCGCTCGCCCCGTTCGGCTAGCCGAACCAGTGTCGAAAAGTGCGTTTTCGCTTGCAGGATACTTGCAGTTTTCATTTCTTGCGGTCAAATTTAGCAGTTTACCGCAGCAATAGTCAAGGCTCTTGACCATTGCAACTTGAGTCGCCGTGAGCTGTCAGCGTGACACGGGAACGATCGGCGTCGTCTGCCCCGACTCCATCGGCAGCGACGCGATCTTGCCGCCGGCAGCGGCGAGTGCTCTGCGTACGTCGACTGTGCGCAGTGTCTGGTCGTCGTACGTGCGGAAGTAGAACTTTAGGTTCTTTAGGTCGCTCGCACTCGTCCACGACGTGTATTCGTCGAATTCTTTTCCGTTAATGACTTGGCGAACCGTGCCGATCGGGATGTCGAAGTTGTTGAGGATGTGGAATATTTGAAAGACCGCGTCCGCAGCCGACGCAGGCTGCAGGGCCGTCTGTTGGTATGCAACCGCTCGCACGAAGCGCGAGGGGGACGAGACATCGCCCGGCAATCCAAAGAATCCCGAACCTTGTCCCAAACTGTGCAGCGTAACGTTATTCCCGATGTAGACTGACGGCCGAATGTACGGCGTGAGGCCAACGTAGTTCCCCAAGTTCGTCATATGCCAATCGAAGGTGGGAGTGTTGGTAATGATGCCGAGCGGATCGTCGTAGAGCTTGAGGCCGCCGGGAAGCGGCTCGATGACCACCGTGGCGCCCGTGCTATCCATTACACGAAAGTGCAACGGCGGCGTCATCCCGCCCATCTCGACGC
This Candidatus Eremiobacterota bacterium DNA region includes the following protein-coding sequences:
- a CDS encoding choloylglycine hydrolase family protein, with amino-acid sequence MRFFGVIAVVAILFVSQAASACTGIRLMAKDGTVVAARTMELGLDLKSKVLVVPAGTQLTGTLPNGAAGIRYTTKYGFVGANAFDQPVSVDGMNDHGLYVGEFFFTPDAHYSEVTPENASRAMAGYEYSDWLLGNFATVAEVKAAYDRVVLAPTPRVEMGGMTPPLHFRVMDSTGATVVIEPLPGGLKLYDDPLGIITNTPTFDWHMTNLGNYVGLTPYIRPSVYIGNNVTLHSLGQGSGFFGLPGDVSSPSRFVRAVAYQQTALQPASAADAVFQIFHILNNFDIPIGTVRQVINGKEFDEYTSWTSASDLKNLKFYFRTYDDQTLRTVDVRRALAAAGGKIASLPMESGQTTPIVPVSR